Genomic DNA from Paenibacillus donghaensis:
TGAGCCGTTTGAATATTTCCAGCTAGATTCTTACCATCTTCATCTGTTCCATGTGATAATATGTTATCCCATCCTATTGCAATTTCTCTTTGGTAAATTGAACTTAATGGATTTCGAGATTGGTAACCAATCTTTAACATATTATATATGTTTCTATATCTCTCGAAATGAGTTGCTAATGGCTTCCAATATTTTGGTTTGATTTGCTGAATAAGTTCTAATCGATCTTCCATATCCAACTGATTGATGTCTCCAGAAAAGCGAGGGACTGAATCTAACATGTGATACAATTGATCTTGAGCTAATCTAGGCGGCAAAGCTTCTATAAACGGATTTCCTTGATATTCTTCAACAATCTGTGGATAGTACGTCGCTTTAATTTGACTACCTTTTAGATATATATACCGTCCTTGTTCTTTTATCATTAATCTTAAGACCCCCTTTCTAGATTCTTGCCTAAAAGAAACAGCTCCATTTTATCCAGCTTGCGTTTTTCAATCACTGGAGTCTGGTTATCTACTGTAGCAGTTGCAGCTATAACCCGTGCCTGAGATTTAGTCGCAGTCCAAGCTTTTGCACTTGATTCAATTCTTCTCTCAAGTTTTCGAACACTCCGCTTATTCTTGAATTTAGCTGATTTGGGCCTCCCCTTTTGTGCTTCTTTTAATTTTGCCACTTCAACTTGTGTTAAGTTTTTCGCAACTGTATCTAACTCTGCTTCAATTTGATTTCTATTATTCTTAGCCTTTTTTAATTGCTTACTCTTGAAACTCATTATTTCTTTTACATCTTCAAAATGAAGGCCTTCGTATTCCTTGAATTTTTCAGTAAGAAAAAGCTGCTCCTCTTTCCCATTTGCGAGCTTAATAAACACACTGCTACAATTTCTCGGGTCATAACTAACTATTACTTCTCTTCTACCTTCGATCATTTCGTCCTCGAACCATCCCTCATCTTCACCACGTTGGCAGGCATAACTCATTTTTCTTAACACCACACCTCCTCGAGTAACTTTGCATGTTTCTTTAGGAAGAAGTGCGTATCGGATCAAGCTACGTGGTTGCTCCTGTAGGAGATTATATTGCATTCCCCAATTCCACATAGATAAGGGGGTGAGTTCCACATTATCCACAAACATTTCCTTTGAAACTAAAAAATCTTCACTTAATGCTTTTCGGTTATACTCCAGGACAAACAGAATCACTAATTTTGTATAAGCCTCAAATGTATAGGCAGCCTTCTCTTCTGGATTTTTGTCTCCTCTAACCCTATGCTCTTTATGAATTCCCCCTGGATCAAGTTCTCTCATGCGCATACAAAAACTTTTGAATTGCTGTTCTATATACGGCTTTAAGTCTGCACGGTACGAAGGAGGATTACCTACCCGTATGTTAAGAAGCGCCAGATTGTTAGAGTTTTTACTTTTCATTTCTCCTCGGTCACCCACAATATATCTTGGTAAATGCTTAGCTGGCCAGTCTTCTTTATTAATAGTTATCCCGAACTGTGCACAATATGAGACTTTATCAGTAGAAGCATTCTCAAGCGCTACCATTTCCTCTTCCCAGGAAGGAGTCTTACATATGTGCATCCCAGTAATCAGTCTATTTATTACATCTTTAACAAAATAAACATGAGGTCTTCCTATAATCGTTTTATGATCAAGGGATACTAAAATATCATCAGCAGGTGTAGAGTCGGTTTCGTAGAGTGCTCCAGGTCCTTGGAGGTCGCCATTTGCAGATTTAAGGAGGGATCTTGCCAACATTTCAGCCTTTCGTTGACCAAACTTAGCAGCAACTTTCTTCTTTTTGTTATATTCTTTGTCATACCAATATAAAAACTGTCTCAACGAGGGTCCGCCAACCATTGGAATAAGCTCTCCAAATTTTCTATAATATCCATCTGGGTATTCTTCTTCACACATATGTTTGTGTGTGGCCCTTAAATTCATTCCTTGATCAGTATGGAATTTCTTAATTGCCTTTTTAAATTTCTTTTTGTCCTCATCGGTTATAATAAAGCTTTTCCCATTCTCAGGTTTTGGGCCTGTATTTTCACTTCGATTTCGTCCCCCGTAGTCGGAACTCCTACGTCAAAATAATCATTTAAAAGACCATTTTCATTCTTCCCATAAAACCAATACCTTTTTAATAATTGATAAACCCAATTTACTTGTTTATTACATTGTTCAGCCGCCCCACTAACTAGCTTTCCTCTTTTTCCAGGTATATATATGTCCGGCTCTTTAAATACAATTCCCTCAATAATTGCGAATTTTTCATCTCTCCTTTGAGAGTACTTTTTGAGATATTCATCGCTAGGAGCGATTAGGCGTAAATCAGGATCAATAATTTCAACCTGCGCACTACCACTCTCCAGGTAAAGTAATAAATCTTTATAGTCTCGGAAATAGGGAAAAGGGACTTTCTTTTTATTATCAATGTTAATGAGAACAACCTGCGAATGATCAGGAGCGATCCACAATACACGTTCAAATGTCCTCTTCTTATTAGGACCTACATCTAGAAAACAGATAACAGAATTTTGAAAGATCATTTCCTCACCACCATCATTTTAATGATTTATCTATAACCAAAGGGGCACTTTCACGTATCAATGCATTCATATCTGTTACCCAGCGTTTATTGGCAAGCATATGTTTAACCATAAACATTGATGTTCCGGGTTCAAGACCAATACTTTGATCGCACTTTAAACAATTTTTGCTTATGGATAAACCGCGATCATTCTTTTTCAATAATTCAAATATAGGTTCAGCAATAATATTGACCATCTCATTATCCATGCCCGGACGTACATCTGGTCGCTTTGCATCGTGTAACCAATCAATATTCTTTATGAAATTAATAGGTCTTCCCACATCAAATATCACTTTCCACTGAATACCGATTTCTTTATAGTACCGCCTTTCAATTTCAAATAATTCAAGCGTCCTTTTAGTCAAATTATTTATTGGTTTAAAAGTTCTGGCTTCTTCCATTGTTCTATTCTGACCATTTGGAACGGTTAACATAAAATCAGTAGTCTGAACTACATCTTCTCCTTTTAGATTCGCATGAATTATATTTAATTTCTTCGCTATTCGTTGTGTTTCTTCAATTGGAAGGGGATATTGTTCTCTGATATCTATAACTTGACCTGCCCAATCCTGTACAAGCAGATATTGATACTCATATTTGGACAACGTATGATGTATTCGATTTGAATGCCAGCCTGGAGTACGGGTTAACCATCCCTCTGACGCCACTTTATTATCATTTGCTTGAATGAAAGGAATGTAGTCTGCTCCTCTTCCTTGCCCTCTTCCATCTTTAAGTCGATTTGCATGTGTTATATTTATAGTGTTTGTCATTTACTTCTCCTCCCACTATAAATTAATATTTTCTCTTGTTTGCTCACTCGTTCTCAGGTTTTCATTCATTGACAGATTGAGAGTTGGAATAGTCATGTAAGGATGACATTATTTTCTGGAAGAGCCGGTGGCGGGAATAGAGAGTGGGGGAGTTATCCCCAACCCAAAGATACATTCTGTAATCGCACTTTGGATATCCACACCTGTCTCTTGACGGCTTACCCTCCCATGTCACGCGGGGTCTTTGCCCTTACATTCCTTCGTTCTGCCTCTCAAGAGGTGGACGCCGTTTCTTGCTCCTTTACAGGGTCGTTGCCCTTATGGAATTGATTCCTGCGGCTGCTCCGTGCTTCTTTTGTCTTTGGTGATTCCTACTTCAATGAGCAAAAAGAGTCTGGTCTTTTCTTAAGCTGCCATCTGTAGCTGGGCCAGACGTACCGGCCCTAACACGTCGTTAGCGTCGTACGGAATTCGCTTCGTACCGAGTGTATGCAGGACGCGTATAAGTTTTCCGCATAACGCCACAAGGGATTGCTTTTTCTTCAATGGATTCTGACTTCGTGTCGTAAAGTACTGGTGCAGCGCCTTGAACTCCGCGTTCTTCGCTACCATGGGCATGACCGCCCGGAACAGCAGGGCTCTTAGCCTTGCACGTCCACGTTTGGTAATGCTGGACTTGCCTTTTTTCTTTCCTGAACTGTTTTCTTTGAGATTCAGTCCGGCCAGCCGTATGATCTGCTGTCCGTGCTCGTAACTGCTTAGGTCCCCTACTTCTGCAAGGAACCCCGCCAAGGTGACTACGGCCACACCCGGCACAGTGAGCATCTCCTTCGTTCCCGGAATTTGTGCAAGTAGACGTTCCACCTCGACCAGAATCTCTTCGAGTTGTCTGGCGAACATTTCGTACTGCTCCAGAAGCGTTTTAATCTCTATTTTGGCTGCGGGAAGTCCTTCGGTAAGCCCGATGGATCTTCTTGCAGTTTCGACCAGTTGCTCCGCTCGTTTCGTCCCTACGGCGCGCTTCACGTCTTTCTTCCATCGCTTCACAATGGCCTCTGTACCGAGCGCTACGATCTCTTCTGGCGTCGGAAACTCGCTTAACGTAATAAGGGAGGCTTTCCCCTCCCAGTCTTTAAAAACCTTTGTATACTCCGGGAAAAATCGATCCTGCCAGTTCTGCATTCGTCTTTGTACCTGCCCGAGGTTCACCATGATTTTCTCGCGAAGATTCATGAGAATCCGCAGATCTGCATAGAGGTTCGTCGGCAGTTTCGGTTCGCTGTACTTCCCGTTACGCACTAAATCGGCAATGACTTTTGCATCCTTATAGTCGTTTTTCGTCGGTGAGTTGTCTTCCAGTTCTTTGCTTTTGTGTACATGATGCGGATTGACGATGACCAAAGGAATCCCTTGCTGTCCCAAGTATTCGGCCAGATTAAACCAGTAGTGTCCGGTAGGCTCAATGCCAAAGAGGACGTCAGTCTTGGCATGCTCCTGCTGAAGCTCCTTCATCCACTGAACCAGTTGTTCCAGCCCGGTACGGGTATTGGAGAACACACAGTCCTTTCCCAGTTCAATGCCCCGAAAGTCGATGGCACGGGCCACGTGGGTTTCTTTAGCAATGTCTGCGCCTACGACAAGGGTCTTGTCAGAAATTCGTGTAATCCGTTGATTCTGTTTCTTCGATTGTTTATACTTCATGTTGAGTGCCTCCTGCGCTGGAATTTGTTCTTTGGACGGAACGTTTCCCAGTATACAGTTGGCGCTTTTTTCTTTCAAACCTCAAATTAATTCATTACAGGAATGGCTCCTTTCAAAACAGAAAGACGCATAACTATTTAGTCATGCGCCTCTAGATGCAGTATATGTAAATCATTAACCTCAGTATTATATTCTAAATCAGTTTACAATGAGGGCCGATATTATTATATAGAATTTTAAAATTTTAGCACTTTATAAAACACAAAAAACAAACAACAAAGTATAAGTTCAATTTTTTATTCTCATAAATAACTTAAATTCACTTTCTTCCTTAACCCCAATCTTCTGTTAGGTCTAACTCTCTATTACAAATATCGCAATGAACGTGTATAACTGTTCCGAGACTGGTTGGAATAAATGTATATGAAAACTTAGCCCCCGTAACATCAACGGCTTTACACGAATCCCATTTCTTTATCTTCTTTTCCATTTCGGTAGTGATTTTAAATAACACACGATCCCTCCATCACTGTTTCTGT
This window encodes:
- a CDS encoding Mu transposase C-terminal domain-containing protein, which encodes MCEEEYPDGYYRKFGELIPMVGGPSLRQFLYWYDKEYNKKKKVAAKFGQRKAEMLARSLLKSANGDLQGPGALYETDSTPADDILVSLDHKTIIGRPHVYFVKDVINRLITGMHICKTPSWEEEMVALENASTDKVSYCAQFGITINKEDWPAKHLPRYIVGDRGEMKSKNSNNLALLNIRVGNPPSYRADLKPYIEQQFKSFCMRMRELDPGGIHKEHRVRGDKNPEEKAAYTFEAYTKLVILFVLEYNRKALSEDFLVSKEMFVDNVELTPLSMWNWGMQYNLLQEQPRSLIRYALLPKETCKVTRGGVVLRKMSYACQRGEDEGWFEDEMIEGRREVIVSYDPRNCSSVFIKLANGKEEQLFLTEKFKEYEGLHFEDVKEIMSFKSKQLKKAKNNRNQIEAELDTVAKNLTQVEVAKLKEAQKGRPKSAKFKNKRSVRKLERRIESSAKAWTATKSQARVIAATATVDNQTPVIEKRKLDKMELFLLGKNLERGS
- a CDS encoding TnsA endonuclease C-terminal domain-containing protein encodes the protein MTNTINITHANRLKDGRGQGRGADYIPFIQANDNKVASEGWLTRTPGWHSNRIHHTLSKYEYQYLLVQDWAGQVIDIREQYPLPIEETQRIAKKLNIIHANLKGEDVVQTTDFMLTVPNGQNRTMEEARTFKPINNLTKRTLELFEIERRYYKEIGIQWKVIFDVGRPINFIKNIDWLHDAKRPDVRPGMDNEMVNIIAEPIFELLKKNDRGLSISKNCLKCDQSIGLEPGTSMFMVKHMLANKRWVTDMNALIRESAPLVIDKSLK
- a CDS encoding IS110 family transposase codes for the protein MKYKQSKKQNQRITRISDKTLVVGADIAKETHVARAIDFRGIELGKDCVFSNTRTGLEQLVQWMKELQQEHAKTDVLFGIEPTGHYWFNLAEYLGQQGIPLVIVNPHHVHKSKELEDNSPTKNDYKDAKVIADLVRNGKYSEPKLPTNLYADLRILMNLREKIMVNLGQVQRRMQNWQDRFFPEYTKVFKDWEGKASLITLSEFPTPEEIVALGTEAIVKRWKKDVKRAVGTKRAEQLVETARRSIGLTEGLPAAKIEIKTLLEQYEMFARQLEEILVEVERLLAQIPGTKEMLTVPGVAVVTLAGFLAEVGDLSSYEHGQQIIRLAGLNLKENSSGKKKGKSSITKRGRARLRALLFRAVMPMVAKNAEFKALHQYFTTRSQNPLKKKQSLVALCGKLIRVLHTLGTKRIPYDANDVLGPVRLAQLQMAA